The following proteins come from a genomic window of Ferviditalea candida:
- a CDS encoding 2Fe-2S iron-sulfur cluster-binding protein, which translates to MHNITLVVGSSEKHFRCGEQEDILRAAMRAGVFDIPIGCCNGGCGMCKVLVVDGDFERGLCSMAVLDDSDREQRYSLACKTYPKTGIRLIAPFRGAGKKI; encoded by the coding sequence ATGCACAATATTACACTGGTGGTCGGCAGCAGCGAGAAGCATTTCCGTTGCGGCGAACAGGAGGATATTTTGCGGGCCGCCATGCGCGCGGGGGTTTTCGATATCCCGATCGGCTGCTGCAACGGAGGGTGCGGCATGTGCAAGGTGCTTGTGGTGGACGGGGATTTCGAGAGGGGCTTATGTTCGATGGCGGTGCTGGACGATTCGGACCGGGAGCAGCGCTACAGTCTGGCCTGCAAAACCTATCCGAAAACCGGAATCAGATTGATCGCCCCCTTCAGGGGGGCCGGCAAAAAAATATGA
- a CDS encoding catechol 2,3-dioxygenase, translating into MSIMRIGRVELRVMDLEKSVDYYTNIIGLEETGREGDRVYLKAWDEYDHHSVILQKADRPGMDHFAFKVRHVDDLAQYEKKIEEFGLTLKRVTDGSRLKEGEAIRFELPTGHFVELYADIERVGTATGTLNPHPWPLNAKGIAPHHLDHVLLTGDDLSNVTRFFMEVLGFGQSERIMTVDGQEMVGSFLFTTNKAHDVAFVKGPDAKLHHAAFHVDNFYDVLKAADILTMKDVQIEVTPTRHGITRGQTIYFFDPSGNRNEAFCSGYYTYQDFPTITWTEDKIGQGIFYHRRALIESFMSALT; encoded by the coding sequence ATGTCGATTATGCGTATCGGGCGGGTAGAATTGAGGGTTATGGACCTTGAAAAGTCCGTGGATTATTACACGAACATTATCGGATTGGAGGAGACGGGAAGAGAAGGCGACAGGGTTTATCTGAAAGCATGGGATGAATATGATCATCACAGCGTGATCCTGCAAAAAGCCGATCGTCCCGGAATGGATCATTTTGCCTTCAAAGTGAGGCACGTCGATGATCTGGCCCAATACGAAAAGAAGATTGAAGAGTTCGGATTGACGCTGAAGCGGGTTACGGACGGAAGCCGTTTGAAGGAAGGGGAAGCAATCCGCTTCGAGCTGCCGACAGGCCATTTTGTGGAGCTGTATGCCGACATCGAAAGGGTGGGGACGGCCACGGGCACTTTGAATCCGCATCCCTGGCCGTTAAACGCCAAAGGGATTGCGCCGCATCATCTCGATCATGTCTTGTTGACCGGGGATGATCTTTCCAATGTTACGCGCTTCTTCATGGAGGTGCTTGGATTCGGGCAAAGCGAAAGGATCATGACCGTGGACGGTCAAGAAATGGTGGGCAGTTTCTTGTTTACCACCAACAAAGCCCACGACGTGGCGTTTGTCAAAGGGCCGGACGCCAAGCTGCATCACGCTGCCTTCCACGTGGATAATTTCTACGATGTGCTGAAAGCGGCCGACATCCTGACCATGAAGGACGTCCAGATTGAAGTCACGCCAACCCGCCATGGCATCACCCGCGGACAGACCATTTATTTCTTCGATCCTTCCGGAAACCGGAACGAAGCCTTCTGCAGCGGATATTACACCTATCAGGATTTTCCGACCATCACATGGACGGAAGACAAAATCGGCCAAGGCATCTTCTACCACCGACGCGCATTGATTGAATCCTTCATGAGCGCTTTGACTTAA